One region of Peribacillus simplex genomic DNA includes:
- a CDS encoding ABC transporter substrate-binding protein, producing MNRKKWYGGIFSVLLIFSVILAGCSSSTGGNSDSKDKVTLDIFQFKVEFKSQFEALVKQYEKENPDVKIKISTVGGGNDYKSAITAKFASGEEPAVFNIGGPVDVKQYKDRLLDLKDTKAAAAALDGTLDGVEEDGQVLGLPFNQEGYGLIYNKRIFKEAGINPEEITSYAALEAAVKKMDSQKDKLKIDAVFAYPVKEKWVTGNHLSNVFLAPEFDGNVLKASKSPTVKFTDGDKFKQMVDIQNKYSVQPTTSLDYSQQVEELFSLEKVAIIQQGNWVYNTVYDMDPELAEKGIGIIPIPNGDKAGMPVGVPNYWAVNKKSDEKVQEEAKKFLDWMYTSEEGKKAVLEDFKFIPAYEGYDVEKIADPISKEIYKYSQDGNTIGWVFNGYPVGWNDDLGASVQKYVTGKLTWDELVQQNIENWEKIHSK from the coding sequence ATGAATCGTAAAAAATGGTACGGGGGAATCTTTTCTGTTTTATTAATTTTTAGTGTAATTTTGGCTGGATGCTCTTCTTCTACTGGTGGAAACAGCGACTCTAAGGATAAAGTGACTCTGGATATTTTTCAATTCAAGGTAGAATTCAAGTCGCAATTCGAGGCATTGGTGAAACAATATGAAAAAGAAAATCCAGATGTGAAGATCAAGATATCGACAGTTGGCGGTGGAAATGATTATAAATCAGCCATTACGGCAAAGTTCGCTTCAGGTGAGGAGCCAGCGGTTTTTAACATTGGCGGACCGGTAGATGTCAAACAATATAAAGATAGATTATTAGATTTAAAGGACACGAAGGCAGCGGCAGCAGCACTTGATGGCACTTTGGATGGCGTGGAAGAGGACGGGCAAGTTCTTGGACTTCCATTTAACCAGGAAGGATATGGCTTGATTTATAACAAACGGATATTTAAGGAAGCCGGAATCAATCCTGAAGAAATTACAAGTTATGCAGCACTAGAGGCGGCAGTTAAGAAAATGGATTCACAGAAAGACAAATTGAAAATCGATGCAGTTTTCGCTTACCCGGTTAAAGAGAAGTGGGTGACAGGAAACCATTTATCCAATGTATTCTTAGCGCCGGAGTTTGATGGGAATGTGTTAAAAGCAAGCAAGTCTCCAACTGTTAAATTCACGGATGGTGACAAGTTTAAACAAATGGTCGATATCCAAAATAAATATTCCGTCCAGCCGACAACAAGTCTTGATTACTCCCAACAAGTGGAAGAGTTGTTCTCACTTGAAAAGGTTGCAATCATTCAGCAAGGTAACTGGGTGTATAACACAGTATATGATATGGACCCGGAATTAGCGGAAAAAGGCATTGGTATCATTCCGATTCCTAATGGAGACAAAGCAGGAATGCCGGTCGGCGTACCGAACTATTGGGCAGTGAACAAGAAATCGGATGAAAAGGTACAGGAAGAAGCGAAGAAGTTCCTCGACTGGATGTATACATCTGAAGAAGGGAAAAAAGCCGTTTTGGAAGATTTTAAATTCATTCCTGCTTATGAAGGATATGATGTAGAAAAAATAGCCGATCCAATTTCAAAAGAAATTTATAAATACTCCCAAGATGGAAACACGATTGGGTGGGTGTTTAATGGATATCCGGTTGGTTGGAATGATGACCTTGGTGCAAGTGTCCAAAAGTACGTAACTGGTAAATTGACGTGGGATGAACTTGTCCAACAGAACATTGAAAATTGGGAGAAGATTCATAGCAAGTAA
- a CDS encoding carbohydrate ABC transporter permease, with product MRNRDAAYWLFLTPVLAALILVVIVPLIYGFYYSFTNWNGLGTPAFIGLKNYMDLFTDRGFLDTFWFTIKFSVAAIVVINVIGLSLALIVTSKIKSSNILRTVFFMPNLIGGLILGFIWQFIFIKVFGAIGDLTGIEAFNGWLSTTETGFWGLIILTSWQMAGYIMIIYIAYLQAVPEDLIEAAKIDGANSFQRFRHITFPLVAPAFTVSLFLTLSHSFKIYDQNLSLTNGAPYNSTEMVAMNIVKSAFTENDMAYAQAKAVIFFVIVAAVSLTQVYINKKREVEL from the coding sequence TTGAGGAATCGGGATGCCGCATATTGGCTGTTTTTGACACCTGTTCTTGCTGCACTCATTTTGGTGGTGATCGTGCCACTCATCTACGGATTTTATTATTCCTTTACGAATTGGAACGGTCTAGGGACGCCAGCTTTCATCGGTCTTAAGAATTATATGGATTTGTTTACGGATAGAGGGTTTCTGGATACATTTTGGTTCACCATTAAATTTTCCGTAGCGGCAATTGTTGTAATCAATGTCATCGGTTTAAGTTTGGCTCTTATCGTGACATCGAAAATCAAATCAAGCAACATACTGCGGACAGTTTTCTTTATGCCCAATTTAATTGGCGGCTTGATCCTAGGCTTTATTTGGCAGTTCATTTTCATTAAGGTCTTTGGCGCGATTGGTGACTTGACTGGGATCGAGGCATTTAATGGATGGTTATCAACGACAGAAACAGGTTTTTGGGGATTGATCATATTAACGTCTTGGCAAATGGCCGGGTATATCATGATCATTTATATTGCATATCTGCAGGCTGTTCCTGAAGACTTGATCGAAGCGGCAAAAATTGATGGGGCTAACAGCTTCCAGCGTTTTCGCCATATCACCTTCCCGCTTGTGGCACCTGCTTTTACCGTCAGTTTGTTTTTGACGCTGTCCCACTCGTTCAAGATTTATGATCAAAATCTTTCTTTGACGAACGGAGCTCCCTATAATTCAACCGAAATGGTCGCGATGAACATTGTAAAATCCGCTTTCACCGAAAATGATATGGCATATGCACAGGCAAAAGCCGTAATCTTTTTCGTAATTGTGGCAGCAGTTTCTTTAACACAAGTTTATATCAATAAGAAAAGGGAGGTTGAGCTGTAA